Proteins encoded together in one Vigna angularis cultivar LongXiaoDou No.4 chromosome 5, ASM1680809v1, whole genome shotgun sequence window:
- the LOC108340149 gene encoding rab GTPase-activating protein 22, with the protein MWRDPGAPADSFYETRPECTDVPKSKFRIKAGKTLSARKWHAAFSPEGYLDIGKTLGRIHRGGIHPSIRGEVWEFLLGCYDPKSTFQERDEIRQRRRDLYNTWKEECRILFPLVGSGRFITAPAVAEDGTQCLDPLVLLEKNPENGPVVLQDVTPPSYLEKITDKRIIQWMLTLHQIGLDVVRTDRTLVFYEKKENLSKLWDILSVYAKIDSDVGYGQGMSDLCSPMIILLNDEADAFWCFERLMRRLRGNFRCTANTVGVEAQLSNLATITQVIDPKLHQHIEQIGGGDYLFAFRMIMVLFRREFSFCDSLYLWEMMWALEYDPDLFWMYEEADDKSEEFKGRMKSLRHYGKYERENMKNGGKNGEDPPFPISVFLVASVLKEKSAILLQQAKGLDDVVKILNDVNGNLDAKKACMAALKLHKKYLKKEAKD; encoded by the exons ATGTGGAGAGATCCTGGAGCTCCCGCTGATTCGTTTTATGAAACTCGTCCTGAATGCACTGATGTTCCAAAGTCTAAATTTAGGATCAAG GCTGGCAAAACATTAAGTGCAAGAAAATGGCATGCCGCGTTTTCTCCAGAAGGGTATCTAGATATAGGCAAGACTCTAGGTCGAATCCACCGAGGG gGAATCCATCCATCAATTAGGGGAGAAGTTTGGGAATTTCTACTTGGTTGCTATGATCCCAAGAGTACATTTCAGGAAAGAGATGAAATAAGACAACGTCGAAG GGATCTTTATAATACATGGAAAGAAGAATGTCGTATATTGTTTCCTCTTGTAGGAAGTGGTAGATTTATCACGGCACCTGCAGTTGCTGAAGATGGTACACAATGTTTAGATCCATTGGTTTTGTTAGAAAAGAATCCAGAGAATGGACCAGTTGTTCTTCAAGATGTCACTCCTCCATCTTACTTAGAAAAGATCACAGACAAGAGAATAATTCAATGGATGTTAACACTTCATCAAATag GTCTTGATGTTGTTCGCACTGATAGAACATTAgtattttatgaaaagaaagaaaacttgtCAAAACTATGGGATATTCTCTCTGTTTATGCTAAAATAGATTCAGATGTTGGCTATGGTCAAG GAATGAGCGACCTGTGCTCTCCTATGATAATACTTCTTAATGATGAAGCCGATGCTTTTTGGTGCTTTGAACGTTTGATGCGTAGATTG cgAGGAAACTTTAGATGCACTGCTAACACTGTTGGGGTTGAGGCACAATTAAGTAATTTGGCAACAATCACTCAAGTAATTGATCCAAAACTTCATCAACATATAG AACAAATTGGTGGAGGTGACTATCTATTTGCTTTTCGGATGATAATGGTTTTATTTCGACGAGAATTCTCCTTTTGTGACTCATTGTACCTTTGGGag ATGATGTGGGCTCTAGAATACGATCCTGACTTGTTTTGGATGTACGAGGAAGCCGATGATAAATCTGAGGAATTTAAAGGAAGAATGAAGTCGTTACGTCACTATGGGAAGTATGAgagagaaaatatgaaaaatggaGGAAAGAATGGAGAAGATCCTCCATTCCCCATATCTGTTTTCCTTGTTGCTAGTGTTTTGAAGGAAAAAAGTGCAATATTACTCCAACAAGCAAAAGGTTTGGATGATGTTGTCAAG